From one Mytilus edulis chromosome 1, xbMytEdul2.2, whole genome shotgun sequence genomic stretch:
- the LOC139499005 gene encoding peptidyl-prolyl cis-trans isomerase G-like, with protein sequence MSGQANRNSSSNSYDSLLENSLPLDASVIITGYEKPWLDRSAICLDAGSDTDHEKIENNETAVQDQDNETRRSSFTSLKNDSVIENSMTIDKSIIITQYEKPWADRSAIDLEPDCYSEQCVVKTTESNTTPSDVQQAKRDREKRHTREHKHSDNENGSGRKSKKRSRSNTPLHRKRRKPRRYRSRSSKTKHRSRSKTHVHRTRRQTHRYRSRSSETKQRSRSKTHVHRIRRQTHRYRSSNETQHRSRSNETQHRSRSNETQHRSRSNETQHRSRSNKTQHRSRSDKTQHRSRSNKTQHRSRSNETQHRSRSNETQHS encoded by the exons ATGTCTGGACAAGCCAATAGAAACAGCAGTAGCAATAGCTATGATTCCTTACTTGAAAATAGTTTGCCACTGGATGCAAGTGTAATCATCACTGGATATGAAAAGCCCTGGCTTGATAGATCTGCTATTTGTTTGGATGCAGGGTCGGATACAGATCATGAGAAAATAGAGAACAATGAAACAGCTGTTCAAG ATCAAGATAATGAAACAAGGCGGTCTTCATTCACGTCTTTAAAAAACGATTCTGTTATTGAAAATAGTATGACTATAGATAAAAGTATTATAATTACCCAGTATGAGAAACCTTGGGCTGACAGATCTGCCATTGACCTTGAACCTGATTGTTATTCTGAACAATGTGTTGTTAAAACAACTGAATCAAACACTACTCCTTCAGACGTACAGCAAGCGAAACGTGATCGTGAAAAAAGACATACCCGTGAACACAAACACTCAGACAATGAAAATGGTAGCGGTAGAAAAAGTAAAAAACGATCAAGAAGTAACACACCCCTTCATCGGAAAAGACGAAAACCACGTAGATACCGATCAAGAAGCAGCAAAACAAAGCATCGGTCCAGAAGCAAGACACACGTGCATCGCACAAGACGCCAAACGCATCGATACCGATCAAGAAGCAGCGAAACAAAGCAACGGTCCAGAAGCAAGACACACGTGCATCGCATTAGACGCCAAACGCATCGATACAGATCAAGCAATGAAACTCAACATAGATCAAGAAGCAATGAAACTCAACATAGATCAAGAAGCAATGAAACTCAACATAGATCAAGAAGCAATGAAACTCAACATAGATCAAGAAGCAATAAAACTCAACATAGATCAAGAAGCGATAAAACTCAACACAGATCAAGAAGCAACAAAACTCAACATAGATCAAGAAGCAATGAGACCCAACATAGATCAAGAAGCAATGAAACTCAACATAGTTAA
- the LOC139517125 gene encoding uncharacterized protein, producing MGLGEGSGCRPRARAKKDRKYIPAMPMPLAVICCILNFLVPGIGTIIAGFCVCCCARNEDMTCCDKFCSFFLSVLFGLLQIILAPILFVGWVWSCFWGVSFIGMSKEYYHDNKPFDDAQPNTVVTSQPGVNPHNLGQWSSPPGGPYGGQPGPSQGYYPQGGQYPGQTGPGPGYFSGGHTGYPQGQSNQSPIAPSAPPAEDNPGYPHPGYHEPPPGYHEPPPGYHESPPPYDVNDPHPKK from the exons ATGGGACTAGGAGAAGGTAGTGGTTGTAGGCCCAGGGCCAGGGCCAAGAAAGACAGGAAATATATCCCGGCAATGCCCATGCCCCTGGCAGTAATATGTTGTATATTAAATTTTCTAGTTCCAGGTATAG gTACAATTATAGctggtttttgtgtgtgttgttGTGCTAGAAATGAAGATATGACGTGTTGTGACAAGTTCTGTAGTTTCTTTTTAAGTGTTTTGTTTGGACTTTTACAAATTATACTCGCACCAATACTTTTTGTTGGATGGGTATGGAGTTGTTTTTGGGGAGTTTCGTTCATTGGAATGTCAA aGGAATACTATCATGATAATAAACCATTTGATGATGCACAACCAAATACCGTAGTGACCAGTCAACCTGGTGTAAATCCTCATAATCTTGGTCAGTGGAGTTCACCGCCTGGAGGACCATACGGTGGACAGCCTGGTCCAAGTCAAGGATACTATCCTCAAGGGGGTCAATATCCTGGACAGACTGGCCCAGGACCCGGATACTTTTCAGGAGGACATACAGGGTATCCACAAGGACAATCTAATCAATCACCTATTGCTCCTTCTGCACCTCCGGCGGAAGACAACCCGGGATATCCACATCCGGGATATCATGAACCACCACCAGGATATCATGAACCACCACCAGGGTATCATGAGTCACCACCTCCTTATGATGTCAATGATCCACATCCAAAGaaataa